A region from the bacterium genome encodes:
- a CDS encoding ABC transporter ATP-binding protein, producing MGVAVKTEKLTKEYSGLLAGVRVNAVDNLDLEVQEGEIFGFLGPNGAGKTTTIKMLLGIIYPTSGQAWVLDREIGNIETHRVISYLPENPYFYDHMTGKEILSFYARLFGIREPARSKRVDELLEQVGLGREAHKSLRNYSKGMLQRIGLAQSLINDPKLLFMDEPTAGLDPIAHVDIRRLIIDLRSQGKTVFISSHQLEDVEEVCDRVAILNRGKMVAMGKMDDLLSGGRVDLVADSVENGVMDKVKKLGGVVSLVDGRLVVEQPDNGSIDQVIDIVRAEKGHILSVNRQRKTLEDFFVETIQQEGKN from the coding sequence GTGGGCGTAGCCGTTAAAACAGAGAAACTCACCAAAGAGTACTCCGGCCTATTAGCCGGTGTCCGGGTGAATGCCGTTGATAACCTGGACTTGGAAGTACAAGAAGGTGAAATCTTCGGATTTTTAGGCCCCAATGGAGCGGGCAAAACTACCACTATCAAGATGCTCCTGGGCATCATCTACCCAACCTCAGGACAAGCATGGGTGCTCGACCGCGAAATCGGCAATATCGAAACCCATCGAGTCATTAGCTACCTGCCAGAAAACCCCTATTTTTACGATCATATGACCGGCAAAGAAATTCTCAGCTTCTACGCCAGATTGTTCGGAATAAGGGAGCCGGCACGCTCGAAGCGCGTTGATGAACTCCTCGAACAAGTGGGGTTAGGACGCGAAGCTCATAAATCATTACGCAATTATTCCAAGGGAATGCTGCAACGCATTGGACTTGCACAGTCTCTTATAAACGACCCCAAACTCTTATTCATGGATGAGCCGACAGCTGGTCTGGACCCGATTGCTCACGTCGATATTAGACGATTAATTATTGACCTTCGTTCGCAAGGCAAGACTGTTTTCATCAGTTCCCACCAATTGGAGGATGTTGAAGAAGTCTGTGACCGAGTCGCGATTCTTAACCGCGGCAAAATGGTTGCGATGGGCAAGATGGATGATTTGTTGTCTGGCGGACGGGTTGACCTCGTAGCCGATAGCGTCGAAAATGGTGTTATGGACAAGGTTAAAAAACTTGGCGGGGTTGTCAGTTTAGTTGACGGCCGGTTAGTCGTCGAGCAACCGGACAATGGCTCTATCGATCAGGTGATTGATATCGTCCGCGCTGAAAAGGGTCATATCCTAAGTGTAAACCGGCAGCGCAAGACGCTGGAAGACTTCTTTGTTGAAA